From one Triticum urartu cultivar G1812 chromosome 3, Tu2.1, whole genome shotgun sequence genomic stretch:
- the LOC125546371 gene encoding dof zinc finger protein DOF5.3-like isoform X1: protein MIFPPAFLDSSSCWNTNHNQLQLQQIGSNTHVTTTPSPAGHGDGGGSNNNNHGQQEGLMATAGAGGGGGEGGGGDGDSAGGGNNKPMSMSERARLARVPQPEPGLNCPRCDSTNTKFCYFNNYSLTQPRHFCRACRRYWTRGGALRNVPVGGGYRRHAKRSAKPKAGSAGSGSAAAGTSSATSTTPSTTACTTGTATAPPALQYSMFGSAPPHGSRFADSFDPASLGLSFPARLLFPDSGAYAADGGAQQQHHHHQGNGNGMEQWAAAQMQSFPFLHAMDHQMSGNQPPASAMPTTMAAMQGMFHLGLQSGGGGGNGDDGGNQQFHHPPAKRDYHQQQQQQDYPSSRGMYGDVVNGNGGGFNFYSSTSNAAGN, encoded by the exons ATGATCTTCCCTCCTGCCTTCCTCGATTCATCAAGCTGCTGGAATACCAACCATAACCAGCTTCAG CTGCAGCAAATCGGCAGTAACACTCATGTCACTACTACTCCTTCACCTGCTGGTCATGGAGACGGAGGAGgcagcaacaacaacaatcatGGTCAGCAGGAAGGATTAATGGCCACGGCTGGGGctggaggaggtggtggtgaggGCGGCGGTGGGGATGGTGACAGCGCTGGCGGCGGGAACAACAAGCCGATGTCGATGTCGGAGCGGGCGCGGCTGGCGCGGGTGCCGCAGCCGGAGCCGGGGCTCAACTGCCCACGCTGCGACTCCACCAACACCAAGTTCTGCTACTTCAACAACTACTCCCTCACCCAGCCCCGCCACTTCTGCCGGGCCTGCCGTCGCTACTGGACCCGCGGCGGCGCGCTCCGCAACGTCCCCGTCGGCGGCGGGTACCGTCGCCACGCCAAGCGCAGCGCCAAGCCCAAGGCCGGGTCGGCTGGATCCGGATCCGCCGCGGCAGGGACGTCGTCTGCGACGTCGACGACGCCCAGCACCACTGCTTGCACCACCGGCACTGCCACTGCGCCGCCCGCTCTGCAGTACTCCATGTTCGGCAGCGCGCCGCCGCACGGCAGTCGGTTCGCCGATAGCTTCGACCCGGCGAGCCTGGGCCTCAGCTTCCCCGCCAGACTGCTCTTCCCCGACAGTGGCGCCTACGCGGCCGACGGTGGCGCCCAGcagcagcaccaccaccaccaggggAACGGGAACGGCATGGAGCAGTGGGCGGCTGCGCAGATGCAGAGCTTCCCGTTCCTGCACGCCATGGATCACCAGATGTCCGGGAATCAGCCGCCGGCTTCAGCAATGCCCACCACAATGGCGGCGATGCAGGGCATGTTCCACCTAGGGCTAcagagcggcggcggcggcggcaatgGCGATGATGGAGGAAACCAGCAATTCCACCACCCGCCGGCCAAGAGGGACTaccaccagcagcagcagcagcaggatTACCCAAGCAGCAGGGGCATGTACGGGGACGTGGTCAATGGCAATGGCGGCGGCTTCAATTTCTATTCCAGCACTAGCAATGCAGCTGGTAATTAG
- the LOC125546371 gene encoding dof zinc finger protein DOF5.3-like isoform X2, which translates to MIFPPAFLDSSSCWNTNHNQLQQIGSNTHVTTTPSPAGHGDGGGSNNNNHGQQEGLMATAGAGGGGGEGGGGDGDSAGGGNNKPMSMSERARLARVPQPEPGLNCPRCDSTNTKFCYFNNYSLTQPRHFCRACRRYWTRGGALRNVPVGGGYRRHAKRSAKPKAGSAGSGSAAAGTSSATSTTPSTTACTTGTATAPPALQYSMFGSAPPHGSRFADSFDPASLGLSFPARLLFPDSGAYAADGGAQQQHHHHQGNGNGMEQWAAAQMQSFPFLHAMDHQMSGNQPPASAMPTTMAAMQGMFHLGLQSGGGGGNGDDGGNQQFHHPPAKRDYHQQQQQQDYPSSRGMYGDVVNGNGGGFNFYSSTSNAAGN; encoded by the exons ATGATCTTCCCTCCTGCCTTCCTCGATTCATCAAGCTGCTGGAATACCAACCATAACCAGCTTCAG CAAATCGGCAGTAACACTCATGTCACTACTACTCCTTCACCTGCTGGTCATGGAGACGGAGGAGgcagcaacaacaacaatcatGGTCAGCAGGAAGGATTAATGGCCACGGCTGGGGctggaggaggtggtggtgaggGCGGCGGTGGGGATGGTGACAGCGCTGGCGGCGGGAACAACAAGCCGATGTCGATGTCGGAGCGGGCGCGGCTGGCGCGGGTGCCGCAGCCGGAGCCGGGGCTCAACTGCCCACGCTGCGACTCCACCAACACCAAGTTCTGCTACTTCAACAACTACTCCCTCACCCAGCCCCGCCACTTCTGCCGGGCCTGCCGTCGCTACTGGACCCGCGGCGGCGCGCTCCGCAACGTCCCCGTCGGCGGCGGGTACCGTCGCCACGCCAAGCGCAGCGCCAAGCCCAAGGCCGGGTCGGCTGGATCCGGATCCGCCGCGGCAGGGACGTCGTCTGCGACGTCGACGACGCCCAGCACCACTGCTTGCACCACCGGCACTGCCACTGCGCCGCCCGCTCTGCAGTACTCCATGTTCGGCAGCGCGCCGCCGCACGGCAGTCGGTTCGCCGATAGCTTCGACCCGGCGAGCCTGGGCCTCAGCTTCCCCGCCAGACTGCTCTTCCCCGACAGTGGCGCCTACGCGGCCGACGGTGGCGCCCAGcagcagcaccaccaccaccaggggAACGGGAACGGCATGGAGCAGTGGGCGGCTGCGCAGATGCAGAGCTTCCCGTTCCTGCACGCCATGGATCACCAGATGTCCGGGAATCAGCCGCCGGCTTCAGCAATGCCCACCACAATGGCGGCGATGCAGGGCATGTTCCACCTAGGGCTAcagagcggcggcggcggcggcaatgGCGATGATGGAGGAAACCAGCAATTCCACCACCCGCCGGCCAAGAGGGACTaccaccagcagcagcagcagcaggatTACCCAAGCAGCAGGGGCATGTACGGGGACGTGGTCAATGGCAATGGCGGCGGCTTCAATTTCTATTCCAGCACTAGCAATGCAGCTGGTAATTAG